A single region of the Epinephelus moara isolate mb chromosome 12, YSFRI_EMoa_1.0, whole genome shotgun sequence genome encodes:
- the gtf2h5 gene encoding general transcription factor IIH subunit 5, translating to MVNVHKGVLVECDPAMKQFLLYLDEKMALGKKFILKDLDDTHVFILAEVVQTLQERVGELMDQNSFPITQK from the exons ATGGTCAACGTACACAAAGGTGTCCTTGTTGAATG TGATCCTGCCATGAAACAGTTCCTCCTCTACCTGGACGAAAAAATGGCCCTAGGAAAGAAGTTCATCCTCAAGGACCTTGACGACACACACGTCTTTATCCTGGCAGAGGTGGTTCAAACCCTGCAAGAGAGAGTTGGCGAGTTAATGGACCAAAATTCATTCCCTATCACACAGAAATAA
- the serac1 gene encoding protein SERAC1, protein MSGAALRLIRCRRLSTTGPPGVRKVLQWKDLMKFAKVTGAVVSGGCLFITYEVVALNKAVTIDTSAILQEKYKSYVYLRATPSDEKENLTAGLTYKARKELHKAARRFLEISSRVLLRSLDEHFSHVDADPHEVALWVLLKRTMSANKAIRLQAVQELAENRHWQDYQYQTAAQVIDQRTAVGLARTPQVDIRFFLRSPALPDLEDGLSAEDGLRQLLASLPQSEVDKCVQYFTSLALRESTQSLAAQRGGLWCFGGNGLPYAQSLTSVPSEKVESFCLQALVQHSKVQSHCDHIVANGGLQLLQRVYQLRRDSLKIQRNIVRIIGNLALNESVHQAISQSGWISVLAEMMQSPHVMQASHAARALANLDRETVKEKYQDGVYILHPQTRGNQPIKADVLFIHGILGAAFKTWRQKDRNMLEEEKEEESRDDYTECWPKSWLAADCPNLRVLSVEYDSHLSDWMAKCPVENQRKSLAYRSQELLKKLKLAGVGERPVVWVAHSMGGLLVKKMLLDASEDPDMHGLLNNTKGIMFYSVPHHGTFMAEYSVNVRYLLFPSIEVRELCKDSPALRNLNENFLNMAKEKEFKVLSFAEKLPTNIGPMIKILVVPAQSANLGIGELIEVDVDHLNICKPEKKESFLYKRSLQFIVEALQSYISH, encoded by the exons ATGTCTGGTGCAGCCCTACGTTTGATCCGCTGTCGGAGACTGAGCACAACTGGGCCACCTGGAGTGAGGAAAGTGCTTCAGTGGAAAGATTTAA tGAAGTTTGCTAAAGTAACTGGTGCAGTTGTCTCTGG GGGCTGTCTTTTTATCACATATGAAGTGGTGGCCTTGAACAAGGCTGTGACCATTGACACTAGTGCAATTCTTCAGGAGAAGTACAAGTCTTACGTCTATCTGAGAGCCACTCCCTCAGATGAAAAGGAGAACCTTACTGCAG GGCTTACATATAAAGCAAGGAAGGAACTTCATAAAGCTGCAAGACGGTTTCTGGAAATATCATCCAGGGTTTTGCTGCGATCACTAGACG AGCACTTCAGCCATGTTGATGCAGACCCACATGAAGTGGCATTATGGGTCTTACTGAAAAGGACAATGTCAGCCAATAAAGCCATCAGACTACAGGCTGTTCAGGAGCTTGCAGAAAATCGCCACTGGCAAG ACTACCAGTACCAGACAGCAGCCCAGGTTATAGACCAGCGAACAGCAGTGGGCCTGGCCCGGACTCCTCAGGTAGACATTCGATTCTTCCTGCGCTCACCTGCACTGCCTGACCTGGAAGAT GGTTTGTCAGCAGAGGACGGACTGCGGCAGCTGCTGGCATCTCTGCCTCAGTCTGAGGTGGACAAATGTGTTCAGTACTTCACTTCACTGGCCCTCAGAGAGAGCACCCAGTCTTTGGCAGCACAACGG GGTGGTCTGTGGTGTTTTGGAGGTAACGGGCTGCCTTACGCTCAGAGCCTCACCTCTGTTCCCTCTGAGAAGGTGGAATCCTTCTGCCTACAAGCACTGGTACAGCACTCCAAG GTCCAGAGCCACTGTGACCACATAGTTGCCAATGGGGgtctgcagctcctccagagGGTTTATCAGCTTCGTAGAGACTCCCTGAAGATTCAGAGGAACATTGTTCGTATCATAGGAAATTTGGCGCTCAATGAGAGTGTTCACCAGGCCATTTCACAGTCTG GCTGGATTTCTGTCCTTGCTGAGATGATGCAGTCTCCTCATGTCATGCAGGCGTCTCATGCAGCCCGCGCTTTGGCCAACCTGGATAGGGAGACAGTGAAAGAGAAATACCAAGATGGCGTTTACATACTCCACCCACAAACACGTGGCAA CCAGCCAATCAAAGCAGATGTGCTTTTCATCCATGGCATTCTTGGGGCAGCTTTTAAGACGTGGAGGCAGAAGGACCGCAACATGTtagaagaggagaaggaggaagaaagCAGGGATGACTACACAGAGTGTTGGCCAAAG TCATGGTTGGCTGCTGACTGTCCAAATCTAAGAGTACTGTCAGTGGAGTATGACAGTCACCTCAGTGACTGGATGGCCAAGTGTCCCGTAGAGAATCAGAG GAAGTCCTTGGCCTACAGAAGTCAAGAGCTGCTAAAGAAGTTAAAGCTGGCAGGAGTCGGAGAGAGGCCTGTGGTCTGGGTAGCCCACAGTATGGGAG GATTGCTTGTGAAGAAAATGCTGCTGGATGCCTCAGAGGACCCAGATATGCATGGACTGTTAAATAACACCAAGGGCATTATGTTCTACAGTGTTCCTCACCATGGCACCTTTATGGCAGAGTACTCAGTCAATGTCAGATATCTCCTCTTTCCATCAATAGAAGTCAGAGAACTTTGTAAAG ACTCACCAGCACTGCGCAACCTGAATGAGAACTTCCTGAACATGGCCAAAGAAAAGGAATTCAAGGTGCTGAGCTTTGCAGAGAAGCTGCCAACAAACATTGGTCCCATGATCAAGATACTGGTGGTACCAGCGCAGTCAGCAA ATCTTGGCATTGGGGAGCTCATCGAGGTGGATGTAGATCATCTCAACATCTGCAAGCCAGAGAAGAAGGAATCATTTCTGTACAAGCGCAGCCTCCAGTTCATCGTGGAAGCTCTGCAGAGCTACATCAGCCACTGA
- the myct1a gene encoding myc target protein 1 homolog has product MAENNTNLFLEILQSFDAVPLIIAFCVSMAVGLVLGALVYVLLTWMSRRRAGSASITRRPPRHLRASSRNRPGFNRNSSYDRRSNNSLVSAAFSFHRQTSSPDHLDPLGHKSSFRASTFHPLLQCSQIAREAEEGSQTTLPRTPTLTTSAGSAQTAAQSAATPPRPESFWGNNGLRGFHATQTPPPAYESIIRAYQETCT; this is encoded by the exons ATGGCCGAGAACAACACAAATCTCTTTCTGGAAATACTTCAGTCTTTTGATGCTG TCCCTCTGATCATAGCTTTCTGTGTGTCCATGGCGGTGGGCCTCGTCTTGGGGGCCTTGGTATACGTGCTCTTGACCTGGATGTCCAGACGCAGAGCAGGCTCTGCCAGCATCACCCGCCGCCCTCCCCGCCACTTGCGCGCGTCTTCCCGCAACCGCCCAGGTTTCAACCGCAACAGCAGCTATGACCGGCGCAGCAACAACAGTTTGGTCAGCGCTGCTTTCAGCTTCCACCGCCAGACTTCCTCCCCAGATCACCTCGACCCGCTGGGGCACAAATCCAGCTTCAGGGCCTCAACCTTCCACCCTCTACTTCAGTGTAGCCAAATCGCGAGGGAAGCAGAGGAGGGGAGCCAGACCACGTTGCCTCGTACGCCAACTCTGACCACGTCAGCTGGATCAGCCCAAACAGCAGCCCAGTCAGCTGCCACCCCACCCAGACCTGAGTCATTTTGGGGGAACAATGGCCTGAGAGGTTTCCATGCTACACAGACCCCACCTCCAGCTTATGAAAGCATTATTAGGGCTTATCAGGAAACGTGCACCTGA